One uncultured Carboxylicivirga sp. genomic window, ATTATAAATTATTTCTTTTTACAGCTCTTACCTTTATTGTTGGACTTTCAGCGTGCGACGAAGGTGACCTGGATGTAGCAAGCGGATTTGTTAGATCATCAACTTATACTGCACTGATTGATACCGTATCGATAAACTTATCCAGTATTAAGGCTGATTCTGTGCAGACTTCAGGTCGAGATGCCGGACTGGTTGGTTATTATAACAACCCGTTGATTGGAGGACAAAAAACGACCTGTTATTTTGCCATCAATATTCCTGAAAGCTTTTCGTGGGATAATGAAAAGCAAATTATTGATTCAATTTCACTTTTGGTTAAACCCAATGGATACAGTATAGGTGATACCACTTCACTAATGTCATTCAGGGTTCACCAATTAAATGAATTAATTGATAAAGATAACAGTGCTTATCTTTATAATACAAGTCATTTTAGTTATGACGAAGATCCTCTGGGACGAAGAGATGTTCTTTTATGGCCCGGAGAACAAAAAAGCATTGCTATTACATTAGACAAGCAATTTGCTTCTGACATTATAGACTTTGTTTTAGAAAATAAGAGTGTTTCTACCTATTCAACATTATTCAAAGAAGAGTTTAAAGGTTTTGTTCTTGAAACCGACACAACCATTACAAAGGCAATGATTGGTATAAACACTGCGTCTGACACCTGTAAATTGAGGCTTTATTCACACATAATCAATCGTGAAAAAGAAAACTACACCATGGATTTTAGTTTACAAAGCTCAACTTATCAGTTTACTCAGATCGAAGAAAACAATAACAAAGAACCATGGAATAAACTAACAAATGGTACAATTAAACTTTCAGAGACAGAAACTAACTCTGAATGTTTAATCCAGAACGGAAATGGTTATTGTATCCGAATTGACTTCCCATTCTTAAATAATCTACTGGAAATCAAACAGCAAGGTAGAATCATAAAGGCTGATTTAATTCTTCGACCAGTAATGGATTATATGAAATATGCAGATTTGCCATCAACTATTTATATTAATGAGATTGATAAGATAAATGGCATTGGAGATTTCCTATATAATTCAAGTGGCGAATATTTAACTCCAACCTTAACCAAGGATATCTTATACAATAAGAATACCTATTATTCATTCGACATTACAAATTATTTGAATGACAGACTGGAAGAAACCATTGTCGACACTGATCAGGGCTTAGCTATTTCTTTTACCGATGATCAGGCCGGAACACAATTAGACTATATGGTAATTGGAGGTCAGTACCATAAAAACTACAAATCGCAGTTAAATATTTACTATTACTATTATGATATTCAATAAAAGGCTGATTTTTGCTATCTGCATAAGTCTTCTATCTATCCCGGCATTTAGCCAAAACAATACAGCTTCTCCCTATTCAATGTATGGAGTAGGAAATATTGAATACAAAGGAGACGTTACTAATATGGGGATGGGTCACACAGGGTTGGCTCTTCCATCATCTAATTATATCAATACCATAAGTGCAGCATCGCTAAGTAAAATGGATAGTCTAACCATGCTGTTCAACCTTCAGGCGAAAGCAAGCTTGAGTACTTTTGAGTCATCTTCTCAAAAACAAAGCAATTTTAATTCCAATATCAATGGAATTTCAATGGCTTTCAAAGTGAATCCAAGTTGGGGTATGGCTATTACGATATCTCCATATTCAAATGTTGGTTATAATATCCAATCAGAAAAAGATATGATTGGTACCAACACAACTTATCCTGTAACCTACACTGGTGAAGGAGGCATTTATGAGTTGGGTTGGTCGAATGGAGTTGAATTATTTAAAAACTTCTCCCTGGGATTAAAATCTTCATTGCTTTGGGGTAACATTGACATCATTGAAAAATCAGAATATCCTTACATTCTGGGTCAAACGATTTATAATGAACATTCCTATCATGTCAGTAATTTTAATCTTGAATACAGCTTTCAGTATTACATTCCCATCCATAAATATACTTTAAGCTTTGGAGGTAACTATATGTCGGAAACCAGCTTAAACACCTGGTTTAAACAACGTGTATACACCGATGGTGACTATGAATATTACTCGGAGAAGACAAACGCGGATAACCTGTTCCTGCCAACCAGCTATGGAGGTGGAATTGCGCTTCAGAAGGAGCAAAACTGGATTGTTGCTTTTGACTATCACAAGGGAGACTGGAGTAATATAAATTTGGCCAACACAACCAACAAAACTCGCGATACTCAACAATTCAATTTTGGTATTCAATACAGCCCCCAAAGAAATATTCACCGTTCTATTTTTAAACGAATGCAATATCGTATAGGTGCCTTTTACGCCGATAATTACTTGAAAATAAAAGATGTTGAACTTAGTGAAAAAGGAATAACTGCTGGTTTTACCATCCCAATGAAAAACCAATCGTTACTTAACTTTGGTTACGAATATAAAGTGGGCGGGAGTTTAAAAAACGGACTGGTTAAAGAGAATTTTCACTCAATAAAATTAGGTTTGACCTTTAACGAAAGCTGGTTTAGAAAAAGTGTTTTTCAATAATTAATGATAGATTAATATTTGCCCATAATCGTTGTTGCCGACACTGATTATGGGCTTTGCTTTTTTATATAATTTAGATTCTTCTCAAACATTTCCCTGTAACCAAATAAACATATTCTCACACCTCCAATAATTGCCCAAAGAGGCAACTGACAATTCTTCAATATCCAAAAAATCTCTCTTCAGGATTACTGAATAAATTGATTTTTACTGGTCTAATGAAAAATTTACAGGAGTAAAAAAAAGCCCATTTATCGGTAAAAAAGCCCTGTTCTTCTATTTTAATTTCAGTCCTATTAAATAGGATCTACTTTCGAAATCGATATTGAAACTGACACGAAGAGTAACTCAATTTAAACTACAGTTCATCAGATTCAGAATGATCAAACAACAATCGAAAGTAAAATGAAAAATATGAAAATAATTAGTACTCTGCTTATTCTCCTGATTGGAATAGGCAATTTATTAGCCCAGGATACTAGTTCCAACACATGGACTCTGGAACAATGCATCAACCACGCACTTTCACAAAACATTCAGGTTCAACAAACCCTACTTTCTAACTTATCAAACCAGGTTGATGTTGAACAGGCGAAAGCGCAGAAGCTGCCATCACTAAATGCCTCGGTAAGTTATACTGCCTCATGGTCGGGTTCTGATAACACCAACTCATGGGAGAGTGATTACAGAGACAATCAAAGCAATAACTTCAGCCTTAATTCCAGTGTTACTTTGTTCAATAGCGGTAAACTCACCAAGCTGATTGAGCAAGCCAAAATTGATATGGAAGCTGGTATTTATGATTCGGAGGCTGTTAAAGAAACGGTTTCTCTGAATATTCTGAATGCTTTTATGCAGGTAATCTTTAACAAAGAAAATGTTGAGAATGCCAAAATTCAAATGGAAGCAACACAGGAACAGGCAGAATATGCCGAAGCCAGATATGCTGCCGGAGC contains:
- a CDS encoding DUF4270 family protein, which gives rise to MSLISTHYKLFLFTALTFIVGLSACDEGDLDVASGFVRSSTYTALIDTVSINLSSIKADSVQTSGRDAGLVGYYNNPLIGGQKTTCYFAINIPESFSWDNEKQIIDSISLLVKPNGYSIGDTTSLMSFRVHQLNELIDKDNSAYLYNTSHFSYDEDPLGRRDVLLWPGEQKSIAITLDKQFASDIIDFVLENKSVSTYSTLFKEEFKGFVLETDTTITKAMIGINTASDTCKLRLYSHIINREKENYTMDFSLQSSTYQFTQIEENNNKEPWNKLTNGTIKLSETETNSECLIQNGNGYCIRIDFPFLNNLLEIKQQGRIIKADLILRPVMDYMKYADLPSTIYINEIDKINGIGDFLYNSSGEYLTPTLTKDILYNKNTYYSFDITNYLNDRLEETIVDTDQGLAISFTDDQAGTQLDYMVIGGQYHKNYKSQLNIYYYYYDIQ